A genome region from Corvus hawaiiensis isolate bCorHaw1 chromosome 4, bCorHaw1.pri.cur, whole genome shotgun sequence includes the following:
- the KCNA5 gene encoding potassium voltage-gated channel subfamily A member 5, translating to MEIALVTLENGGTTAIAGGDDAAAAGGRARWRGNLLHLGGSPQLSDGKESAPPAPPPPPPPAGDEERERPPPGPRGGGSGGAGGPEERPAEPRAAPAPPPRPPPRAPRPAADMGPPEEGGHRRGMAMAAAGDEEEEAAAANPGAMHHQRVLINISGLRFETQLGTLNQFPDTLLGDPDKRIRYFDPLRNEYFFDRNRPSFDGILYFYQSGGKLRRPVNVSIDVFADEIRFYQLGEEAMERFREDEGFIKEEEKPLPRNEFQRQVWLIFEYPESSSSARAIAIVSVLVILISIITFCLETLPEFRDERELPVPLPPQGGGLNGTPGDSPPMQSPSSLADPFFIIETTCVIWFTFELLVRFFACPSKPEFSRNIMNIIDIVAIIPYFITLGTELAQHQQPGAGSSNGGGGQQQAMSLAILRVIRLVRVFRIFKLSRHSKGLQILGQTLKASMRELGLLIFFLFIGVILFSSAVYFAEADDPESHFSSIPDAFWWAVVTMTTVGYGDMRPVTVGGKIVGSLCAIAGVLTIALPVPVIVSNFNYFYHRETDHEEQAILKDEHSSAQGSTAGGEVKRRPSNNSLNKSVVHLENSEEFNSGTSSLEKANIKAKSNVDLRKSLYALCLDTNRETDL from the coding sequence atggagatCGCGCTGGTGACTCTGGAGAACGGCGGCACCACGGCCATCGCGGGCGGCGACGATgccgcggccgccggcggcCGGGCGCGCTGGCGGGGCAACTTGCTGCACCTCGGCGGCTCGCCGCAGCTGAGCGACGGCAAGGAGagcgccccgccggccccgccgccgccgccgccgcccgcggggGACGAGGAGCGGGAGCGGCCCCCGCCGGGTCCCCGCGGAGGagggagcggcggcgcgggcggcccCGAGGAGCGGCCGGCGGAgccccgcgcagcccccgcgccgccgccgcggccgccgccccgcgccccgcgccccgccgcggACATGGGGCCGCCGGAGGAAGGGGGACACCGCCGGGGCATGgccatggcggcggcgggcgacgaggaggaggaggcggcggcggccaaCCCGGGCGCCATGCACCACCAGCGGGTGCTGATCAACATCTCGGGGCTGCGCTTCGAGACGCAGCTGGGCACCCTCAACCAGTTCCCCGACACGCTGCTGGGCGACCCCGACAAGCGCATTCGCTACTTCGACCCGCTCCGCAACGAGTACTTCTTCGACCGCAACCGGCCCAGCTTCGACGGCATCCTCTACTTCTACCAGTCCGGCGGCAAGCTCCGCCGGCCCGTCAATGTCTCCATCGACGTCTTCGCCGACGAGATCCGCTTCTACCAGCTGGGTGAGGAGGCAATGGAGCGCTTCCGGGAGGACGAGGGCTTCAtcaaagaggaggagaagcctCTGCCCCGCAATGAGTTCCAGCGCCAGGTCTGGCTCATCTTTGAGTACCCCGagagctccagctcagcccgggCCATCGCCATCGTCTCCGTGCTGGTCATCCTCATCTCCATCATCACCTTCTGCCTGGAGACCCTGCCCGAGTTCAGGGACGAGAGGGAGCTGCCCGTACCCCTGCCCCCACAAGGTGGAGGTCTGAATGGCACGCCCGGGGACTCCCCACCCATGCAGTCACCCAGTAGCCTGGCTGACCCCTTCTTCATCATCGAGACCACCTGTGTGATCTGGTTCACCTTCGAGCTCCTGGTGCGCTTCTTCGCCTGCCCCAGCAAGCCCGAGTTCTCCCGCAACATCATGAACATCATCGACATCGTGGCCATCATCCCCTACTTCATCACCCTGGGCACCGAGCTggctcagcaccagcagcccgGGGCCGGCAGTAGCAATGGGGGTGGGGGCCAGCAGCAAGCCATGTCCCTGGCCATCCTCAGAGTCATCCGCCTAGTCAGAGTCTTCAGGATCTTCAAGCTCTCCAGACATTCCAAGGGGCTGCAGATCTTGGGACAGACTTTGAAAGCCAGCATGAGAGAGCTGGGcctcctcatcttcttcctcttcatcggGGTGATCCTCTTCTCCAGCGCTGTCTACTTTGCTGAGGCCGATGACCCCGAGTCTCATTTCTCCAGCATCCCTGATGCTTTCTGGTGGGCAGTGGTAACCATGACTACTGTGGGCTATGGGGACATGAGACCTGTCACCGTGGGGGGCAAGATTGTGGGCTCCTTGTGTGCCATCGCTGGTGTGCTCACCAttgccctccctgtccctgtcatcGTGTCCAACTTCAATTACTTCTACCACCGAGAGACTGACCACGAAGAGCAGGCTATCCTCAAAGATGAACACAGTAGTGCTCAGGGCAGCACTGCGGGGGGAGAAGTGAAGAGAAGACCCAGTAACAACTCTCTGAACAAATCTGTTGTGCACTTGGAAAACAGTGAGGAGTTCAACAGTGGCACCAGCTCCTTAGAGAAAGCCAATATCAAAGCAAAAAGTAACGTAGATCTCAGAAAATCCCTCTATGCTCTCTGTCTGGACACCAATAGGGAAACAGACctgtga